The window aatactcATAAAGTTttgattaaacaataaaaatatgatacttaaaaatgttatcaattaatgattatGCATTTCATTTAGGGAGCAtcataagaaaattaataaacaagaaaaaaaaaattaaaaaaacctgaaaataatcatttttattcatcaataattgataaatgctaattaataattaaaagattttaaactttaaaaattattaaataataaaagttaattattattgatttcatttttaaattgaaatattaattaatattgataatataaaaatgttattaataataatttttaaagttttaatttttaaataatcagcaatttaggagaaaaaaaaaaaaacattcattgATTAACTTTgtcaacatttaataaaatagaaattggATTTTTTAcgaatcaaatattaaaatgtttattttgttaaagattgaattttattaggTAATTGttgctatttaaaaaaaaaatctcttcttttcttcttcttcttcttgtttGTCTCTGTAGTCATCTAGATTTTTTGgcattagaaatttaaaagtGTCCATGTCAAGTTAAAgaatccacaaaaaaaaaaggaaaagatTCTGTCAAAAAAACACtctttattaattgaattgagggaattattattatttaaaattcttattttgtaaaatcatattatttcatgaagaggtagaaaataaatttttattcgcTGTCTTCCTTTGAACGTTCACGATCAGAACGTCTTGACTTCTTCTTACGACGACTTAAGCTACGTGAGCGTGATTTATGACGACGTGAATGTGATCTTGATCGATGTCGAtgtctattgaaaaaataaaaaaataaattgataatataattttgattatttaaatttattaaaatataaaataataatttacctgtCTTTATGGCGATACTGTGATCGTGAACGATCACGTTCACGTTCTTTATCTTCATCTCTAGGCATAGAATCTCTATCACGTTCACGATCACGATCACGATCACGATCGCGATCACGTTCACGTTCACGTTCACGAATACTAGAATCTTTGTCTCTTTCTGATCTGTCACGATCTCTATCACGTTCTCTACTTGATGATTCAATATCTCTATCATTACGTTCTCGTTCAATTGGTCCACGTGATGATGAATCACAACGTTGATCTCGTGTATTTATTAATGGTGGTATTGATAATGGTGGCACCATTGTTGGTATTGATTTTGGTCCAGAATTTTTATCATCGTCATTGTGAGTCAATGGAATTGCTAAATTTGTTGGCTGCCAAGTctataatacataaaaaaaaaaaaaaaacaaataaaaatagaaatacaattgtgctattttttaataaataaaattataagaaaattaataattactggATCATTTCCCCATTGACTGTCTTGAGTTGGTTCATAGCTTTGATAATAAGAATCAGGATCTGGTAAATAAAATGGTGCTGGTTCATTTGCATGATAACCAGGACCAGGTGGTGGTGGCATATCAAAACTAGATGGAAGTCCATGTGTTGGTGGTGGTACACTCATATCAGGAAAACCAGGTTTTCTTGAATATTCACGACGATCAGCTGTCATAACTTGTATAACATTTTCTTTTGGTGGTGATTTATCTAAATTTCTTCTTGATGCAAGACCAGAAGAACCAATAACATCAATTGTACCAGCCATTTTTCTTCCAGGTGGTGGTCCAGCTCTTTTGGGTCCCATAATTCCTGaatatttactattatcatttgttataGATATTTGTGATATACGTGTGATATTTTGATTTGGACCAATACCACCAATTCCACCAATACCACCACCTCCTCCGCCTCCTCCACCTCCACCTCCAACACCACCAATACCAGAACcaataccaccaccaccaccagcatTTAATACAAGACCAACACCAGATTCACTTCTCATTCTTTTTTGTCTTTCACAATAAGCACGCCATGTTTCTTCATTAAAaccataattaaaataatcagtTATATCAGCACCAGGTTGACGCCATGGTTTATCTTCAATTTGatctaaattatattcatgtgCTTGTATGCCATTTATAACTCCAATTGTTTCAAAATCATCAATACTAAATTTtccagtttgtttttttaaattatcaagaccACCAGgtgcatttgttaataaaccagttctttttatatttaaactattatAACCAGTTGCTGGAGTTGATTTAATATCACCAATAACAACATGAACATCATCATCTGAATCAGATTCACTGTCATTTGAATCTTCTTGATCTTTTGTACCATTTGCCACTGAAGACTCAACTGTTGTTTGTTcagttgttgctgttgttgttgttgttgaagttGTTGATTCTTTTGCTGCTAATTTATCTACATCTTTATCAATAGAATTATCTTTTTCTGCATCAGCCTGAAATATTATAAGCATTTTTtagtcaaataataaataaacaaaggtaatttaaataacaggCTTTATGGATTTTAATTGATAGGTTatatttatcacaaaaataattacttctGTTGTTTCAACCGGTTGTTCTGGACAAATTGATTCTTCCGAATTTTCAATTGCTGGTGTATTTTCAACAACTGTGTCTTCATCGCATGGTGTTTCATCTTGATTTGATTCACTTTTTTTACTGTCACCGGAATCACCATACAGCCACTGATCTTCACTTTCATCTGCCATGTTTATGGAGTCTTTTAAAAgcaataattatcaatgagATGTAAtacttaaaatatatcaacggCTATTAAATATCAAGCTGTCATTATGTCAACAGGTTGAGAACAATGCAATTAATctacaaacaaaaatacactcatacaatatttaatttacaatttcgCGTCTAATGGACAATTCACTCCAATTCACTCCAATTATTTATCccaattttaacttttaagtTTGTGTATACGCACTTTGAAacctccattttttttttaccatcaagATGATTGTTGCCACTAAAAGAAAACCAAAAGCTCCTATATATTATtctcttaaaattttatcaacaatttcaacttaaaattatcaaataaataattaaaataaaaaataattaaatcatttctctttttctaattaataattgtatttgaaaaaattaaaaaaatactttttaaataattttactgcaCATTGCTCAGTGTCATGCGCAAAaagctgttttatttttttaattttttcttttaaaaaagaaagcgacgaagaaaaaattaatttcgcaatttaaaatcacatacCTACGTTTAAcaatttgttttgtattttttatattttttataaataaatatgactactgtaaatacaattttataaaaagaaaaataattactaggtatttaatttaattacataattagtattacaatattattgagaaaaaaaaaaaagagtgattttttatttattataaatagtaAGCTACAGTGTAGTTTGTGTGTGACTTTCTCTCTCGTGATTGTCAAAGACTCGTATGAAGTGATATAATCTCGTTCACTGTCGAGGCTTTATAACACTTAATAGATTAATCTTACttttatctaatttatatAGGCAATATACAAATACGTTTTAATTTAGtgagtaaaaatttttgtacgAGTGTACTTATCAATATCATTCTATcctttatcatattttatatttgattgtaAATTTAGATATACATTTCAATCAtctataatatgtatataaacaaataaaacatctGTTTCTATACAtagaataaatttactatgtattttgtttattttttttttatcatggtgCAATTAAAGTTTACAAGTTTCAACTgtgcaatttattattaaattatttatttatcttggtGTATAATTATACTGACACATTGGTAAgtcaaaagtattttaaaaaatatttaaacagtttagtttttttaaataattatttagccaaattttaaaagatgaaattttttcatataattaatttaaatttcattttttattgtttgaaaataagcaaataaaaaacttgtggAACCAGTTGAATACTGGATACACATACttatatttatagataataataatgataatattttattaacactgTGCACAATTTCAAGGTCATATtcttggaaaaatatattcattttaaaatttaaatacatacatatttttgtatgataatatttttttttattgaatttattaatagcttgataatttcttcattttatttaaagaaaaaaacaataaacaaacaaggaaaataactttgaaaattaaataaaacgtagtatgtaaattaaaaaattattttatcataaaaaactagattatttatttttttttttttttataattaaaattttgcaatgattatattttatcaatttgaataattttcagtTAGTTAAAGTCTCGACTTATCTTGTATTTGTGTTTGTCAATGCTTGTCAAATATTGTTCTAGaaaaatgagaatttttttttaaatttcttacgttgaatatttattggtgagtcattttttttctaaacg is drawn from Aphidius gifuensis isolate YNYX2018 linkage group LG3, ASM1490517v1, whole genome shotgun sequence and contains these coding sequences:
- the LOC122853161 gene encoding pre-mRNA 3'-end-processing factor FIP1 — its product is MADESEDQWLYGDSGDSKKSESNQDETPCDEDTVVENTPAIENSEESICPEQPVETTEADAEKDNSIDKDVDKLAAKESTTSTTTTTATTEQTTVESSVANGTKDQEDSNDSESDSDDDVHVVIGDIKSTPATGYNSLNIKRTGLLTNAPGGLDNLKKQTGKFSIDDFETIGVINGIQAHEYNLDQIEDKPWRQPGADITDYFNYGFNEETWRAYCERQKRMRSESGVGLVLNAGGGGGIGSGIGGVGGGGGGGGGGGGIGGIGGIGPNQNITRISQISITNDNSKYSGIMGPKRAGPPPGRKMAGTIDVIGSSGLASRRNLDKSPPKENVIQVMTADRREYSRKPGFPDMSVPPPTHGLPSSFDMPPPPGPGYHANEPAPFYLPDPDSYYQSYEPTQDSQWGNDPTWQPTNLAIPLTHNDDDKNSGPKSIPTMVPPLSIPPLINTRDQRCDSSSRGPIERERNDRDIESSSRERDRDRDRSERDKDSSIRERERERDRDRDRDRDRERDRDSMPRDEDKERERDRSRSQYRHKDRHRHRSRSHSRRHKSRSRSLSRRKKKSRRSDRERSKEDSE